In a genomic window of Babylonia areolata isolate BAREFJ2019XMU chromosome 3, ASM4173473v1, whole genome shotgun sequence:
- the LOC143280428 gene encoding uncharacterized protein LOC143280428 produces MAYTMDNANDHIEADVYNIFLPVTCRVTSDGRLEKCLGRNKLHLMVVKDCSLPDFIRHFVKVRDNIQGMTDFSFVETRDVTAFRLELTTEETRKQNWYMNNDGEPILLESNVFYFRVHPRMFQAFGPPED; encoded by the exons ATGGCTTACACGATGGATAACGCCAACG ACCACATTGAGGCGGACGTGTACAACATCTTCCTGCCGGTGACCTGTCGAGTCACCTCTGACGGCCGGTTGGAGAAGTGTCTGGGGCGGAACAAGCTGCACCTGATGGTGGTCAAGGACTGCTCCTTGCCCGACTTCATCAGACATTTCGTCAAAGTCCGGGACAACATCCAAGGCATG ACTGACTTCAGCTTCGTGGAGACGCGGGATGTGACCGCTTTCAGACTGGAACTGACCACAGAGGAGACCCGGAAACAAAACTGGTACATGAACAACGATGGGGAGCCCATCCTTTTGGAATCCAACGTTTTTTACTTCAG AGTCCACCCACGCATGTTTCAAGCATTTGGTCCCCCTGAAGATTAA